CCGCTATCAGGCATTGGAATCATTATTGAACAGTTCTCAAGACAAAGATTTATTGCCTGTGATTCAGCAGTCGGTCTACACCACCGAATTGCAACCTTTGGCATTCCGGGGATTAGCGCGGTTTTATGATCCCAAGACGGTTCAGCGCATGCTGGGCCGGTATCGCAATATTAAACATGAGGGACGCCAGGTATTGATGGATACACTCTGCAGTCGCAAGGAATATGTCCTCTTGTTGTTGACGGCCATTGATAAGAAGCAGGTGCCCCAAGGTGAAGTCTCTGCATTTCATGTGCGGCAGTTGCGTAATTTTCAGGACAAAGAAGTCGTCGATAAACTGAATCAGGTTTGGGGCCTCGCGCGGGAAACTCCCGAAAAGAAACGGGCACAGATAGAAGGTTATAAAGAATTATTGACGGCAGAACGCCTGCAAAAAGCAGATCGCGTGCAAGGTCGGGCGCTCTACGAAAAAACGTGTGCGAAATGTCATCGGCTGTTTGGGAACGGCGGTACGATTGGACCGGATCTGACCGGCGCCAATCGGACCAATATGGATTATCTGCTGGAAAATATGGTAGACCCCTCTGCCCTGATTCCGAAAGGATACGAGATGGTGGTGGTCGCGCTGGAAGATGGTCGCATTTTGAATGGGACGATTGTCAGACAAACCGATCAACAGCTGACTTTGCAGACACAGAACGAGCAACTTGTGCTGGATCGGCGTCAGATTGATGAAATGAATCAGTCCAAATTATCTCTGATGCCGGAAGGGCAACTTGATCAACTGACCAAGCAGCAGTTGGCGGATTTGATTGCTTACATTGCTGGAAATACGCAGGTGAAACCGCCCGTGGCAGCAGCCACGAGCCCATAAATCGAGACGTGAAACACTGAATTCGCAGGCACTTTGAAATAATAGACCCAGATTCCGATACTCTTTCAGGGAGGTGATCGTGTGATGGCAGGACCTGTTACAAAAAGTGTGTTGTTACGAAAACGAAGTTGTGTCTCGTTAGGAGCCCTGTTGTTGGCATTGTTGCTGACAACGGGGGTAAAACCAGCGGTTGCAGAAGATCTAAGTAAGAAATATCCAGCCAGTCTGGATTTTTCAAAGCAGCCTCGTAGCTATAATACGGCAACAGAGAAAGAGGACGTTTGGAGTCTTTCGTCTTTTGATTTCAAATTAGCAGACCGTTTCGAAGTCAAACTTGGAGCCGCGCAGGTTGCCTTGGGACGTCATGATAAGAATGTCCTGTGGGCTGCTGTTTTTCCTGATAAGCCCGGGGAAATTGTGACGGCCAGTGCAGGCAAAGGGGAGCAGGTTACAAGTGTCTGGCTGCGTTTTCATCCGGCACGTTTGGGGGAGTTGTTTCCCGCGAACACGGTTGTCGAACAGGGAAACGCTGCGTTGATCAAACAGGCAAATGGATTAGCCTCTCACAAAATGAGATCAAGCTGGCACAAGAACGGTAGACCGATGGTTCCGCTCCATGAATCAATCATTATTGATCTGGAGACGAAAGAAGGATCGCGGCGTTTCTATGTAATCGATACCAAACAGCAGACGGTGAAGTATGTGGATGCATTCCGTAACCGGGTGCTTCCTGTAGTGGTCCCGTTTAAGCCTGGTGCAGGAGCTGACATTTTCGACAAAGTCTGGAATGCTTTCGATCGCGAGTATGCGATGTTTGTGATTAAGCCGGACGTCAAATGGCAGAAGCTGCGCGATCAGTATCGTCCTCAGGCTGTCGCAGCAAAAACAAATCGTGAGTTGGCAGACGTGCTCAGCGAAATGTTGACGCATTTGAAAGATCTGCATGTCTATGTTCTGGTTGATGGCAAATTTGTCAAAGGTTTCAATCGCGAGCGGTTCTTTAATGCTAGTCCCGCAGCGGCGCCGCATTTGATTGGTCAGCTCAATCGAGTCAGGGGAATGAGATGGGGGCGAACGAAAGACGATATTGGCTATATCGCCGTTGACAGTTTATCAAACGCTGCCTTGCCTGATGAGTTTCAAACCGCGCTGAAACAAATGCGCGGAACTCATGGTTTGATTCTGGATCTTCGGGCCAATGGAGGCGGCGCCGAACCGTTGGCGATGAAAATGGCGGGCTACTTTTTAGATCAGCCGCGGCTGTATGCGATGCATCAGTACCGGAGCGGTCCCCAGCACACCGACTTGGGAGCGAAACAGAAACGAAACT
This genomic interval from Gimesia alba contains the following:
- a CDS encoding S41 family peptidase — its product is MAGPVTKSVLLRKRSCVSLGALLLALLLTTGVKPAVAEDLSKKYPASLDFSKQPRSYNTATEKEDVWSLSSFDFKLADRFEVKLGAAQVALGRHDKNVLWAAVFPDKPGEIVTASAGKGEQVTSVWLRFHPARLGELFPANTVVEQGNAALIKQANGLASHKMRSSWHKNGRPMVPLHESIIIDLETKEGSRRFYVIDTKQQTVKYVDAFRNRVLPVVVPFKPGAGADIFDKVWNAFDREYAMFVIKPDVKWQKLRDQYRPQAVAAKTNRELADVLSEMLTHLKDLHVYVLVDGKFVKGFNRERFFNASPAAAPHLIGQLNRVRGMRWGRTKDDIGYIAVDSLSNAALPDEFQTALKQMRGTHGLILDLRANGGGAEPLAMKMAGYFLDQPRLYAMHQYRSGPQHTDLGAKQKRNFSPNEEWYYRGPVVVLLGEKTMSSAEAFALMLAECPNVTTLGDRTAGSSGNPRRIDAGAGIIVNLPRWIPLDVNGKSFDTVGVQPDIKVQAAPKDFTKTEDPVLTAALKRLRKNSPNEPGRSEETLIPRK